A region from the Variovorax sp. RKNM96 genome encodes:
- the hutC gene encoding histidine utilization repressor — MKRDLPTLALYAQVKDHISRKIQDGTWPPGHRLPSEHELVAQFGMARMTVNRALRELVEQGRIVRVAGVGSFVAENKPQSTLLQIANIASEIRQRGHDYRCEMLAVERIAASPDVAAWLDLRAGDSVFHSACLHLENDTPVQLEERYVNPQVVPEYLEQDFTAMPPSEYLVRNVPFDQIEHVVDAVLPNAEQAERLAMEVTDPCLLLTRRTWTRNTPVTWVRCLHPASRYSLGSRFRADGNPSFG, encoded by the coding sequence ATGAAACGCGACCTGCCGACCCTCGCGCTTTACGCGCAAGTCAAGGATCACATCTCCCGCAAGATCCAGGACGGCACCTGGCCGCCCGGCCACCGCCTGCCTTCGGAGCACGAGCTGGTCGCGCAGTTCGGCATGGCGCGCATGACGGTCAACCGCGCGCTGCGCGAACTGGTGGAGCAGGGCCGCATCGTGCGCGTGGCCGGCGTCGGCAGCTTCGTGGCCGAGAACAAGCCGCAATCGACGCTGCTGCAGATCGCCAACATCGCGAGCGAGATCCGCCAGCGCGGCCACGACTACCGCTGCGAGATGCTCGCGGTCGAGCGCATCGCCGCCTCGCCCGACGTGGCCGCATGGCTCGACCTGCGCGCGGGCGACTCAGTGTTCCACAGCGCCTGCCTGCACCTGGAGAACGACACGCCGGTGCAGCTCGAAGAGCGCTACGTCAACCCGCAGGTGGTGCCCGAGTACCTTGAGCAGGACTTCACCGCGATGCCGCCCAGCGAATACCTGGTGCGCAACGTGCCCTTCGACCAGATCGAACACGTCGTCGATGCCGTGCTGCCCAACGCCGAACAGGCCGAGCGGCTCGCCATGGAAGTGACGGACCCCTGCCTCCTGCTCACGCGCCGCACCTGGACGCGCAACACGCCCGTGACCTGGGTGCGCTGCCTGCATCCCGCGTCGCGCTACAGCCTGGGCAGTCGCTTTCGAGCCGACGGCAACCCGAGCTTCGGCTAG
- the hutH gene encoding histidine ammonia-lyase, whose product MPSNNTASSNATLTLTPGKVDLAMLRRIQAGGVRLALDPSVLDGMTKAEAAVRHIVENDQVVYGINTGFGKLASTRIGNDHLAELQRNLVLSHSVGTGEPLAAPVVRMILATKAVSLARGHSGVRPALVDALLALFNAGVTPSIPCKGSVGASGDLAPLAHMACVLIGEGEATLADGKKVSGAEAMRSIGLEPFVLGPKEGLALLNGTQVSTALALAGLFGAEDVFAAALMSGALSLEAIQGSIKPFDARIHAARGQPGQMAVAGAVRTLLEGSEIVPSHADCGRVQDPYSVRCIPQVMGACLDNLAHASRVLVIEANAASDNPLVFCDTGEVISGGNFHAEPVAFAADIIALAVSEVGAIAERRIALLLDTGLSGLPPFLVRDGGLNSGFMIAQVTAAALASENKSLAHPASVDSLPTSANQEDHVSMATFAARRLGDMVNNTAVVVGIEAMAAAQGIELKRKLKSSPLVEAEFARIRQNVAFLERDRYLAPDIEAMRQWALKAELPAALLNILPSHS is encoded by the coding sequence ATGCCAAGCAACAACACCGCTTCATCCAATGCCACCCTGACCCTCACGCCCGGCAAGGTCGACCTTGCGATGCTGCGACGCATCCAGGCCGGCGGCGTGCGGCTCGCGCTCGATCCGTCGGTGCTCGACGGCATGACGAAGGCCGAGGCGGCGGTGCGCCACATCGTCGAGAACGACCAGGTGGTCTACGGCATCAACACCGGCTTCGGCAAGCTCGCGAGCACGCGCATCGGCAACGACCACCTGGCCGAGCTGCAGCGCAACCTGGTGCTCTCGCACAGCGTGGGCACGGGCGAGCCGCTGGCCGCGCCGGTGGTGCGCATGATCCTCGCGACCAAGGCGGTGAGCCTGGCGCGCGGGCACTCGGGCGTGCGGCCCGCGCTGGTCGATGCGCTGCTGGCGCTGTTCAATGCGGGCGTCACGCCGAGCATTCCTTGCAAGGGCTCGGTGGGTGCATCGGGCGACCTCGCGCCGCTCGCGCACATGGCCTGTGTGCTGATCGGTGAAGGCGAAGCGACGCTGGCCGATGGCAAGAAGGTCAGCGGCGCTGAAGCGATGCGCAGTATCGGCCTCGAACCTTTCGTGCTCGGACCGAAGGAAGGGCTCGCGCTGCTCAACGGCACGCAGGTGTCGACGGCGCTGGCACTCGCCGGCCTGTTCGGCGCGGAAGACGTGTTCGCTGCCGCATTGATGTCGGGCGCGTTGTCGCTCGAAGCGATCCAGGGCTCGATCAAGCCCTTCGACGCACGCATCCACGCCGCACGCGGCCAGCCCGGCCAGATGGCAGTCGCCGGCGCCGTGCGCACGCTGCTCGAAGGCAGCGAGATCGTCCCTTCGCACGCCGACTGCGGCCGCGTGCAGGACCCGTACTCGGTGCGCTGCATCCCGCAGGTGATGGGCGCCTGCCTCGACAACCTCGCGCACGCGTCGCGCGTGCTGGTCATCGAAGCCAACGCCGCATCGGACAACCCGCTGGTGTTCTGCGACACGGGCGAAGTGATCTCCGGTGGCAACTTCCACGCCGAGCCGGTCGCGTTCGCTGCGGACATCATCGCGCTCGCGGTGAGCGAAGTCGGCGCGATCGCCGAGCGCCGCATCGCGCTGCTGCTCGACACCGGCCTTTCGGGCCTGCCGCCGTTCCTAGTGCGCGATGGGGGCCTCAACTCCGGATTCATGATCGCGCAGGTCACGGCCGCGGCGCTTGCGTCCGAGAACAAGTCGCTCGCGCATCCCGCCAGCGTCGACAGCCTGCCGACCTCGGCCAACCAGGAAGATCACGTCTCGATGGCCACCTTTGCGGCGCGCCGGCTCGGCGACATGGTCAACAACACTGCGGTGGTGGTCGGCATCGAAGCCATGGCCGCCGCCCAAGGCATCGAGCTCAAGCGCAAGCTCAAGAGCTCACCGCTGGTCGAAGCTGAATTCGCCCGCATCCGCCAGAACGTCGCCTTCCTCGAACGCGACCGCTACCTCGCTCCCGACATCGAAGCCATGCGCCAGTGGGCGCTCAAGGCCGAGCTGCCGGCCGCGCTGCTGAACATCCTGCCCAGTCACTCGTAA
- the hutU gene encoding urocanate hydratase: MNAPDKFALNNPDATDPRHDPTRVIRAPRGSTLNCKSWLTEAPFRMLQNNLDAEVAERPQDLVVYGGIGRAARNWACYDQILASLKELNDDETLLIQSGKPVGVFKTHENAPRVLLANSNLVPKWANWEHFNELDRQGLFMYGQMTAGSWIYIGSQGIVQGTFETFVEAGRQHYNNSLAGKWILTAGLGGMGGAQPLAATLAGAVSLNIECQQSSIDFRLRTRYVDKQARDIDHAFELIKQHCDAKEAVSIALLGNAADILPELVKRAKAGGLKPDLVTDQTSAHDLINGYLPSGWSVPQWQAAMKDASQHDALKNAAAKSCAVHVQAMLDFQAMGIPTVDYGNNIRQVAFDEGVKNAFDFPGFVPAYIRPLFCEGKGPFRWVALSGDPEDIYKTDAKIKELFPENTHTHRWLDMARERIAFQGLPARICWLGLGERHIAGLAFNEMVKNGELKAPIVIGRDHLDTGSVASPNRETEAMKDGTDAVSDWPLLNALLNTAGGATWVSLHHGGGVGMGYSQHSGVVIVCDGTDAAAKRIERVLFNDPATGVMRHADAGYDIAVATAKKQGLKLPMVK, from the coding sequence ATGAACGCTCCCGACAAATTCGCCCTGAACAACCCCGACGCCACCGATCCGCGCCATGACCCGACGCGCGTGATCCGCGCCCCGCGCGGCAGCACGCTCAACTGCAAGAGCTGGCTCACCGAAGCGCCGTTCCGCATGCTGCAGAACAACCTCGACGCCGAGGTGGCCGAGCGCCCGCAGGATCTCGTGGTCTATGGCGGCATCGGCCGCGCCGCGCGCAACTGGGCCTGCTACGACCAGATCCTCGCGTCGCTGAAGGAACTGAACGACGACGAGACGCTGCTCATCCAGTCGGGCAAGCCGGTCGGCGTGTTCAAGACGCACGAGAACGCACCGCGCGTGCTGCTGGCCAACTCGAACCTCGTGCCGAAGTGGGCCAACTGGGAACACTTCAACGAGCTCGACCGCCAGGGCCTCTTCATGTACGGCCAAATGACTGCTGGCAGCTGGATCTACATCGGCAGCCAGGGCATCGTGCAAGGCACCTTCGAGACCTTTGTCGAAGCCGGCCGCCAGCACTACAACAACAGCCTCGCGGGCAAGTGGATCCTGACGGCGGGCCTCGGCGGCATGGGCGGTGCGCAACCGCTCGCGGCCACGCTGGCCGGCGCCGTGTCGCTCAACATCGAGTGCCAGCAGTCGAGCATCGATTTCCGCCTGCGCACGCGCTATGTCGACAAGCAGGCGCGCGACATCGACCATGCGTTCGAACTCATCAAGCAGCACTGCGACGCGAAGGAAGCCGTGTCGATCGCGCTGCTCGGCAACGCGGCGGACATCCTCCCCGAGCTGGTGAAGCGCGCGAAGGCCGGTGGCCTGAAGCCCGACCTCGTGACCGACCAGACCTCGGCGCACGACCTCATCAACGGCTACCTGCCCTCGGGCTGGAGCGTGCCGCAGTGGCAGGCCGCGATGAAGGATGCCTCGCAGCACGACGCACTCAAGAACGCGGCAGCAAAGTCTTGCGCCGTGCACGTGCAGGCCATGCTCGACTTCCAGGCCATGGGCATCCCCACGGTCGACTACGGCAACAACATCCGCCAGGTCGCGTTCGACGAGGGCGTGAAGAACGCCTTCGACTTCCCCGGCTTCGTGCCCGCCTACATCCGCCCGCTGTTCTGCGAAGGCAAGGGCCCGTTCCGCTGGGTGGCGCTGTCGGGCGACCCCGAAGACATCTACAAGACCGACGCCAAGATCAAGGAGCTGTTCCCCGAGAACACCCACACCCACCGCTGGCTCGACATGGCGCGCGAGCGCATCGCCTTCCAGGGCCTGCCCGCGCGCATCTGCTGGCTGGGCCTGGGCGAGCGCCACATCGCCGGCCTGGCCTTCAACGAGATGGTGAAGAACGGCGAACTCAAGGCGCCCATCGTCATCGGCCGCGACCACCTGGACACCGGCTCGGTCGCGAGCCCGAACCGTGAGACCGAAGCCATGAAGGACGGCACCGATGCCGTCTCCGACTGGCCGCTGCTCAACGCGCTGCTCAACACCGCGGGCGGCGCCACCTGGGTCAGCCTGCACCACGGCGGCGGCGTGGGCATGGGCTACTCGCAGCACTCGGGCGTGGTGATCGTGTGCGATGGCACCGATGCGGCCGCCAAGCGCATCGAGCGCGTGCTCTTCAACGACCCGGCCACCGGCGTGATGCGCCACGCGGATGCGGGCTACGACATCGCCGTGGCCACCGCGAAGAAGCAGGGCCTCAAGCTGCCGATGGTGAAGTGA